From Desulfobacterales bacterium, a single genomic window includes:
- a CDS encoding FAD-dependent oxidoreductase has product MTEAEITVYGAHWCPDCRRSKQFLGEHQIPYNWVDIEQDEEAEQFVIEKNDGKRIIPTITFADGSFLVEPSNAELAAKLGLKTKAARSHYDLIVLGGGPAGLTAALYTAREAIDTLVIERAAFGGQAAGTEKLDNMPGFPDGVAGNEFSERLRRQAERFDVELLQAQQIAGIHNHDNYHCVTTEDGSQYSADALLVATGSRYKRLNVPGESDYIGAGVHFCATCDGPFYKGKHVAIVGGGNSATEESLLLTKFADKVTILVRGGEFTASQIIQEKVLGHSQIEVRWHTEVKEFVGQDSKLNRLRIHNNQTGEEAEMPIDGVFIFIGLVPNTGFLADSGILLDQWGFVVTGHALLHQEKRPAGYENRDPLLLETSVPGIFAAGDVRDKSTKQVVSAAGEGGSAALMIREYLKGM; this is encoded by the coding sequence ATGACTGAGGCGGAAATTACCGTATACGGGGCTCACTGGTGCCCGGACTGCCGGCGCAGCAAGCAGTTTCTGGGCGAGCACCAGATCCCCTATAACTGGGTGGATATTGAACAGGACGAAGAAGCCGAGCAATTTGTGATCGAAAAAAACGACGGCAAGCGCATCATCCCGACCATTACCTTTGCCGACGGCTCATTTCTGGTGGAGCCCAGCAATGCAGAGCTGGCCGCCAAACTGGGGCTCAAAACCAAAGCCGCTCGCAGCCATTACGATCTGATCGTATTAGGCGGCGGGCCCGCCGGCCTTACGGCGGCCCTTTACACGGCCCGCGAAGCCATCGACACCCTGGTGATCGAACGCGCCGCCTTCGGCGGCCAGGCCGCCGGGACCGAAAAGCTGGACAACATGCCTGGATTTCCAGATGGTGTGGCCGGGAACGAGTTTTCCGAGCGCCTGCGCCGCCAGGCGGAGCGTTTCGACGTCGAGCTGCTGCAGGCCCAGCAGATTGCCGGCATTCACAACCATGACAATTACCACTGCGTCACCACCGAAGACGGCAGCCAGTACAGTGCTGACGCGCTGCTGGTCGCCACCGGCAGCCGTTACAAGCGACTGAACGTGCCGGGGGAAAGCGACTACATCGGTGCCGGGGTGCACTTTTGCGCCACCTGCGACGGGCCTTTTTACAAGGGCAAGCACGTGGCGATAGTCGGCGGCGGCAACAGCGCCACCGAAGAAAGCCTGCTGCTGACCAAATTTGCCGACAAGGTCACGATTCTGGTGCGCGGCGGCGAATTCACGGCTTCCCAAATCATCCAGGAAAAAGTCCTCGGCCATTCGCAAATTGAGGTGCGCTGGCACACCGAGGTCAAAGAATTCGTGGGCCAGGACTCAAAGCTAAACCGGCTGCGGATTCATAACAACCAAACCGGTGAAGAAGCGGAAATGCCCATCGACGGGGTCTTTATTTTTATCGGCCTGGTGCCCAACACCGGATTTCTGGCCGACAGCGGCATCTTACTGGACCAATGGGGGTTTGTCGTCACCGGTCATGCCCTGCTTCATCAGGAAAAGCGGCCGGCCGGCTATGAGAATCGCGACCCGCTGCTGCTCGAAACCAGCGTTCCGGGCATATTTGCCGCCGGCGATGTGCGCGACAAAAGCACCAAGCAGGTGGTCAGCGCCGCCGGCGAAGGCGGCAGCGCCGCGTTGATGATCCGTGAATATCTAAAAGGGATGTGA
- a CDS encoding PIN domain-containing protein: protein MGLDLKSSDILFLDTAPFIYFFEQHPDYFPALEIMFNRLYETGAQAITSIITYIELTTHPARQGKRQLVRKYRDYLTHSENISLFPLDLNIADHAVELRAKHHFKTPDAIQLGTAVACGADFVITNDKDWQRFEEVQVVMIKDL, encoded by the coding sequence ATGGGCTTAGACCTTAAATCCAGTGACATCCTTTTTTTGGATACGGCGCCGTTTATATATTTTTTCGAACAGCACCCGGACTATTTTCCAGCTCTGGAAATAATGTTCAATCGTTTATATGAGACAGGTGCCCAGGCGATCACTTCTATCATTACGTATATTGAGCTGACCACGCATCCCGCCCGCCAGGGAAAAAGGCAATTGGTTCGCAAATATCGCGACTACCTTACCCATTCTGAAAACATCAGCCTGTTTCCTCTCGATTTGAATATTGCTGACCATGCGGTTGAATTACGTGCAAAGCATCATTTCAAAACACCAGATGCTATTCAGCTGGGAACAGCAGTCGCCTGTGGTGCTGACTTTGTCATAACCAATGACAAGGATTGGCAGAGGTTTGAAGAAGTGCAGGTTGTGATGATTAAGGATCTATAG
- a CDS encoding M28 family peptidase: protein MSDLHADKGEGVMIDRQQIRQHLQEHLHALTVSIGERSIRKPENLKKTAAYITSFYEELGLAIDTQAYSYGQMPVANVIADISFRKDPQLRFVLGAHYDSVSGTVGADDNASATAVQLEVARLLAQLPDKNTLDLAVKFVSFALEEPPVYGTRHMGSRVYARSARAQNEKIDGMICLEMVGYACHEPGCQHYPFPLMFMDYPKTGNFIGIVGNFKSRGFAKDLVEQFQKNEDLPVVKLTVPFNGYIMPAVRLSDHASFWDKGYKAVMVTDSAFFRNPYYHTAADTMDKLDLDFMTEVVESLLIFFLSHKK from the coding sequence ATGAGTGACCTTCATGCCGACAAGGGGGAGGGCGTTATGATCGATCGCCAACAGATACGCCAACACCTGCAAGAGCATTTGCATGCCCTGACGGTGAGCATCGGTGAGCGCAGCATTAGAAAACCCGAGAATCTCAAAAAAACAGCAGCCTATATCACATCATTTTACGAGGAACTGGGCCTTGCGATAGACACACAAGCGTATTCCTACGGCCAAATGCCGGTGGCTAATGTCATTGCCGACATATCGTTCCGTAAAGACCCTCAACTGCGTTTTGTGCTGGGCGCCCATTATGATTCAGTCAGCGGGACAGTGGGCGCCGATGACAACGCCAGCGCGACTGCCGTGCAACTGGAGGTTGCCCGATTGCTGGCCCAACTGCCGGATAAAAACACCCTGGATCTGGCGGTCAAATTTGTTTCTTTTGCCCTGGAGGAGCCGCCGGTGTATGGTACGCGGCATATGGGCAGCCGGGTGTATGCCCGATCGGCACGTGCTCAAAATGAAAAGATTGACGGCATGATCTGTCTGGAGATGGTGGGCTATGCCTGCCATGAGCCGGGCTGCCAGCACTATCCGTTTCCGCTGATGTTCATGGATTACCCCAAGACCGGCAATTTTATCGGTATCGTCGGCAATTTCAAAAGCCGCGGTTTTGCCAAGGATCTGGTGGAGCAGTTTCAAAAAAATGAAGACCTTCCCGTTGTTAAATTAACGGTGCCCTTCAACGGATACATCATGCCGGCGGTTCGGCTCAGTGATCACGCCTCTTTCTGGGACAAGGGTTATAAGGCGGTAATGGTGACCGATTCGGCTTTTTTCCGGAACCCGTATTATCACACCGCGGCTGACACCATGGACAAGCTGGATTTGGATTTTATGACCGAAGTGGTCGAAAGCCTGCTGATTTTTTTCCTATCTCACAAGAAATGA
- a CDS encoding radical SAM protein → METSKCRLKEQGFSAGSCAVEANGKRRLACQATLKYENDDVYRLITSVHLSRPENYLSIYQSGCNFSCRKCHSWTFSKIKDGEWFAPQDILDAALEYEKSVTQFEPRSQATAWHAHDACRCCGSCVTRQKPSAFCPGVLEPEQIVLSPQGFGPARNIVAFTGGDVTCCPEFYGECARLIKDQTRLWVLVETNGYGLTSQNLDYLKDSGVDAFWLDIKAFDAENHRWLTGCDNDRTLQLPQEMMQRGFVLEVLSLYIPGLVEADDLENIARILVAVDPEIPFTILAFFPEYKMKDVASPSVAQMVDAYQRVKAVGLTNVRLGNVGVFARSAEDQAYLMENVDPDAF, encoded by the coding sequence ATGGAAACTTCCAAATGCCGATTAAAAGAGCAGGGATTTTCAGCCGGCAGCTGTGCGGTTGAAGCGAATGGCAAACGCCGGCTGGCCTGCCAGGCCACGCTCAAATATGAAAATGACGATGTCTACCGCCTGATCACCTCTGTTCATCTTTCACGCCCGGAAAATTATCTGTCCATTTATCAGTCCGGATGCAATTTTTCCTGCCGCAAATGCCACTCCTGGACCTTCAGCAAAATAAAAGACGGCGAATGGTTTGCACCGCAGGATATTCTGGACGCCGCACTGGAATATGAAAAATCCGTCACCCAGTTTGAGCCCCGCTCACAGGCCACCGCCTGGCATGCCCACGACGCCTGCCGTTGCTGCGGCAGCTGTGTGACCCGTCAAAAACCCTCTGCCTTTTGCCCGGGTGTGCTGGAGCCCGAGCAGATTGTATTGAGTCCCCAGGGATTCGGGCCTGCACGCAATATTGTGGCCTTTACCGGTGGTGATGTCACATGCTGCCCGGAATTTTACGGCGAATGCGCCCGCCTAATTAAGGATCAAACCCGATTGTGGGTGCTCGTCGAAACCAATGGCTACGGTCTGACTTCGCAAAACCTGGATTATCTAAAAGATAGCGGGGTGGACGCCTTCTGGCTGGACATCAAGGCCTTTGATGCCGAGAACCATCGCTGGCTGACCGGCTGTGACAATGACCGCACATTACAGCTGCCCCAGGAAATGATGCAGCGCGGTTTCGTGCTGGAAGTGCTCTCGCTTTATATTCCCGGTCTGGTCGAGGCCGACGACCTGGAAAACATCGCGCGCATCTTGGTTGCTGTTGACCCAGAGATTCCTTTCACCATTTTAGCCTTTTTCCCGGAATATAAGATGAAAGATGTTGCAAGCCCGAGCGTGGCTCAAATGGTAGACGCCTATCAGCGGGTGAAAGCGGTGGGGTTGACCAATGTTCGCCTGGGCAATGTGGGTGTGTTCGCCCGCTCTGCTGAGGATCAAGCTTATTTGATGGAAAACGTCGATCCGGATGCCTTTTAG
- a CDS encoding MFS transporter: MSTDPVSETTTNSVSRLTLSIVVTTLCRLVLNTARRFAYPFAPALSRGLGVPLTAITSLIAINQATAVLGLFFGPIADRLGYRLMMLSGMTLLVAGMFAAGLFPFFGVVLVALFLAGLGKSIFDPALQAYVSERVPFHRRGLAIGFLEFAWAGSTLLGIPLIALLIDRLGWRAPFFAMGGLGILGILVLRVIIEKGRRKPASGQSAPLFKGAWRQLLRERSALGALSYAFWISVANDNLFVVYGAWLETQFNLSIVALGLGTSVIGFAELAGESLTAALADRLGLKRSVIGGMTVCLICYAILPFMSSTLGMALTGLFLLFLTFEFTIVASLSLFTELVPASRATMMASYLASAGIGRVVGALIGGPIWLAGGIYATALVSAVISGLALLSLVWGLHKWQKP; this comes from the coding sequence ATGTCGACAGATCCCGTTTCTGAAACCACCACAAACTCGGTTTCGCGCCTGACACTGAGCATTGTGGTTACCACCTTGTGCCGTCTGGTGCTCAACACAGCGCGCCGGTTTGCCTATCCGTTTGCACCGGCACTGAGCCGGGGGCTGGGCGTGCCCCTGACAGCCATCACCTCATTGATTGCGATAAACCAGGCAACCGCGGTTCTGGGTTTGTTTTTCGGTCCGATTGCGGATCGTCTGGGGTATCGTCTGATGATGCTCAGCGGAATGACCTTGCTGGTAGCCGGGATGTTCGCCGCGGGGCTGTTTCCGTTTTTCGGGGTGGTTCTGGTGGCACTGTTTTTAGCCGGTTTGGGCAAAAGTATCTTTGATCCGGCTTTACAGGCCTATGTCAGCGAACGCGTCCCTTTCCACCGCAGAGGCCTGGCCATTGGTTTTCTGGAATTCGCCTGGGCGGGCAGCACCCTTTTGGGCATCCCATTGATTGCGCTTCTGATCGATCGTCTGGGTTGGCGGGCCCCGTTTTTTGCAATGGGCGGTTTGGGGATCCTGGGCATTCTGGTGCTCAGAGTTATCATCGAAAAAGGGCGACGCAAGCCGGCATCGGGTCAATCTGCACCTTTATTCAAGGGGGCCTGGCGACAGCTCCTGCGGGAACGCTCAGCTCTGGGGGCACTATCTTATGCCTTCTGGATTAGCGTGGCAAATGACAATTTATTTGTTGTTTACGGCGCCTGGCTGGAAACACAGTTTAATTTGAGCATTGTGGCCCTGGGCCTCGGAACCAGTGTCATCGGTTTTGCCGAATTAGCGGGGGAATCGCTGACAGCGGCATTGGCCGATCGTCTGGGTTTGAAACGATCGGTGATCGGCGGCATGACGGTCTGTCTGATTTGCTATGCCATCCTGCCATTTATGAGCTCGACGTTGGGGATGGCGTTAACCGGCCTGTTTCTGTTATTTTTGACATTTGAGTTTACCATTGTCGCCAGCCTTTCTTTGTTTACCGAGCTGGTCCCCGCATCACGCGCAACAATGATGGCCAGCTATCTGGCATCGGCCGGAATCGGGCGCGTGGTCGGCGCGTTGATCGGTGGCCCGATATGGCTGGCGGGCGGCATTTACGCCACAGCCCTGGTTTCAGCCGTCATCAGCGGTCTGGCGCTCCTATCCCTCGTCTGGGGACTTCATAAGTGGCAAAAACCGTAA
- a CDS encoding PBP1A family penicillin-binding protein produces MLKKFIKYSLLIIVMAGIALAIYGWYLSGQVEKRFSARRWSIPSTVYSDTTLLYPGQRIIPSQFSQKLSNLGYRRVNRLPSNKGELQIRAQRLDIFLNDLKTPWTERAGFLAQLDLSNNTIGTIRRKDNGESVPILELEPEEIMQFFGPERERRQLISIEQVPEHQIQAVLAAEDHRFFEHHGVDWRGILRAMLTNLRHGAIRQGGSTLTQQLAKNYFLTPERTFTRKLRELILALIIEFKYDKQEILEIYLNEIYLGQKGSVAINGIGEASYFYFGKPVKALTVSEAAIIAGLIKAPNNYSPYADMARCQSRRDTVLKAMHRWEWLSQAELEDVLKQPIKAVGFIVADKKAPYFIDYLSEQLTSLYRPEDLASLGLSIYTTLDTQVQEAAEKALAKGLARLEDSNPELQRTTPEEKLQGAMVVMHPKTGHILALVGGRDYGVSQFNRVTQAHRQPGSAFKPLVYLAALNKFTPTTLLSNDPKTYTVNGKPWDPQNFEAVIEYTVSLQDALKKSYNLATVDLAMKTGLERIVELAAKFNFSTPIKPYPSLALGAFEVIPLELARSYCVFAAEGVQPFPLSLKGVVDENDRILDHQHLNIERLITPAEAFIMNSMLQGVVREGTARSLQWRGVTWPVAGKTGTTNDFRDAWFVGYTPDILALVWVGFDNGDSIKATGAAAALPIWADLMNAVPQYRSEADFSIPQGVEKILVCPVTGRPAVGGCPDPLDVYFLSARVPEDHCPLHPKDGITDKIIKGVKGIINDE; encoded by the coding sequence ATGCTAAAAAAATTTATAAAATATTCTCTCCTTATAATTGTGATGGCCGGGATAGCGCTGGCCATTTATGGCTGGTACCTTTCGGGCCAGGTTGAAAAACGTTTTTCCGCCCGTCGCTGGAGCATACCTTCGACCGTTTATTCGGATACGACCCTTTTATATCCGGGACAACGCATCATTCCCTCTCAGTTTAGTCAAAAGCTTTCAAATCTGGGTTACCGCCGCGTCAACCGTTTGCCTTCCAACAAGGGTGAACTCCAGATCCGCGCCCAGAGGCTGGATATTTTTTTAAACGATCTGAAAACGCCCTGGACCGAACGCGCTGGATTTCTGGCTCAACTCGACCTTAGCAACAATACCATTGGCACCATTCGCCGCAAGGACAATGGAGAGAGCGTTCCGATTCTGGAATTGGAGCCCGAGGAAATCATGCAATTTTTCGGCCCGGAGCGCGAGCGGCGGCAGCTGATTTCGATTGAACAGGTTCCCGAACATCAGATTCAGGCGGTGCTGGCTGCAGAGGATCACCGCTTTTTTGAGCATCATGGTGTTGATTGGCGCGGCATTCTGCGGGCCATGCTGACCAACCTGCGCCACGGCGCCATCCGACAGGGGGGATCGACCTTAACACAGCAACTGGCTAAAAATTATTTCCTCACACCGGAGCGAACATTTACCCGCAAGCTAAGAGAACTGATTCTGGCCCTGATCATTGAATTCAAATACGACAAGCAGGAAATCTTAGAAATTTATTTGAATGAAATCTATCTGGGCCAAAAAGGCTCGGTGGCCATCAACGGCATCGGCGAAGCATCGTATTTTTATTTTGGCAAACCGGTTAAGGCACTGACAGTTTCTGAGGCCGCTATTATTGCCGGTCTGATCAAAGCGCCCAACAATTATTCCCCGTATGCCGATATGGCCCGCTGTCAAAGCCGCAGAGATACGGTCCTAAAGGCCATGCACCGCTGGGAGTGGCTTTCACAAGCGGAGCTTGAAGATGTCCTAAAGCAGCCCATCAAGGCCGTCGGATTTATCGTGGCAGATAAAAAAGCACCTTATTTTATCGATTACCTTAGCGAACAGCTAACCAGCCTTTATCGCCCGGAAGACCTTGCCAGCCTTGGGCTATCCATCTACACCACCCTGGACACCCAGGTTCAGGAAGCCGCTGAAAAGGCCCTGGCAAAGGGCCTGGCCCGTTTGGAAGATTCAAATCCGGAACTGCAGCGCACCACGCCCGAAGAAAAGCTTCAGGGTGCCATGGTGGTCATGCACCCCAAAACCGGTCATATCCTGGCCCTGGTGGGGGGCCGCGACTACGGCGTCAGCCAGTTTAACCGTGTCACCCAGGCCCATCGTCAACCCGGAAGTGCTTTTAAACCACTGGTCTACCTAGCCGCGCTGAATAAATTTACACCAACGACACTGCTGTCAAATGATCCCAAAACCTACACGGTTAATGGAAAACCCTGGGACCCTCAGAACTTTGAAGCTGTGATTGAATACACGGTTAGTTTGCAGGATGCACTTAAAAAATCCTATAATCTGGCCACGGTTGACCTGGCAATGAAAACCGGCCTGGAGCGGATCGTAGAGCTGGCCGCTAAATTTAATTTTTCGACGCCGATTAAACCTTATCCATCGCTGGCGCTGGGCGCCTTTGAAGTCATACCGCTGGAGCTGGCCCGGTCCTATTGTGTTTTTGCCGCCGAGGGGGTGCAGCCCTTTCCCTTATCGTTAAAGGGTGTGGTCGACGAAAATGATCGCATTCTCGATCATCAGCATCTGAATATTGAGCGGTTGATTACCCCGGCTGAAGCGTTCATCATGAACAGTATGCTGCAGGGCGTCGTCAGGGAAGGTACCGCCCGGTCGCTGCAATGGCGCGGCGTAACCTGGCCGGTGGCCGGCAAAACCGGAACTACAAATGATTTCAGAGATGCCTGGTTTGTGGGCTATACGCCGGATATTTTGGCCTTGGTCTGGGTGGGCTTTGATAATGGGGACTCGATCAAAGCCACCGGTGCGGCTGCCGCCCTGCCGATCTGGGCCGATCTGATGAACGCCGTCCCTCAGTACCGGTCAGAAGCTGATTTTAGCATTCCGCAGGGAGTTGAAAAGATTCTGGTCTGCCCTGTGACCGGTCGACCGGCGGTTGGTGGCTGCCCGGATCCGCTAGACGTGTATTTTTTGTCAGCCCGGGTACCTGAGGATCACTGCCCGTTGCACCCCAAAGACGGCATCACCGATAAAATCATCAAGGGCGTGAAAGGGATCATCAATGATGAATAA
- a CDS encoding PIN domain-containing protein, with the protein MAAKVFVDTNVLVYSRDASETSKQAHAITWMSHLWSTRAGRLSYQVLQEFYITVTEKLDPGLDRESARKDIRSLLPWQPIPLDNRVFDGAWHIQDRFGLSWWDALIVSAAQMADCRYLLTEDLQDGQVFGNLKVVNPFNTSPVRLEN; encoded by the coding sequence ATGGCCGCTAAGGTCTTTGTCGATACGAATGTTCTCGTCTACAGCAGGGATGCTTCTGAAACTTCGAAACAAGCGCATGCCATCACATGGATGAGCCATCTGTGGAGCACTCGAGCAGGGCGATTGAGCTACCAGGTTTTGCAGGAGTTTTATATAACGGTTACTGAAAAGCTGGATCCAGGGCTGGATCGGGAAAGTGCCCGTAAGGATATTCGCTCTTTACTGCCGTGGCAACCCATACCGTTGGACAACCGCGTTTTTGATGGTGCCTGGCACATTCAAGATCGTTTTGGGCTTTCCTGGTGGGATGCGCTCATTGTTTCTGCAGCTCAGATGGCGGATTGCCGTTATTTACTAACCGAGGACCTACAAGACGGTCAGGTTTTTGGAAATCTGAAAGTCGTCAATCCGTTTAACACGTCACCTGTGCGCCTGGAGAATTAG
- a CDS encoding type II toxin-antitoxin system prevent-host-death family antitoxin, with product MGRSVSAVEARQKLGEILNRVALRREEIIIERAGKKIARLSPVENETRRTQGKLDFRKAAGLGKEIWQDIDVDAYLRQEREEWA from the coding sequence ATGGGTCGATCGGTTTCAGCTGTGGAAGCCCGACAAAAGTTAGGCGAAATTTTGAACAGGGTGGCCCTTCGCAGGGAGGAAATCATTATCGAACGCGCAGGCAAAAAAATTGCCCGTTTGTCACCTGTCGAAAATGAAACGCGGCGCACACAAGGCAAGCTTGATTTTCGTAAAGCCGCTGGGCTTGGTAAAGAAATCTGGCAAGATATCGATGTTGATGCTTATCTGCGACAGGAAAGAGAAGAATGGGCTTAG
- a CDS encoding aminopeptidase P N-terminal domain-containing protein, translating to MKYSKIDPSLFVKNRQRFSKQLKPNSIAIFNANDVMPTSADGNHPFIQQTDIFYLSGIDQEETVLVICPDAPDKKQKEILFVRETNEQIATWEGHKFTKAEAQEISGIQTVHWTNELHTILRPMIIESEHIYLNTNEHLRAPDIVETRDMRFLKWCRQTFPLHQYERVAPIMNHLRAVKSPVEIELIKTACGITEKAFRRLLGFIKPGVWEYEIEAEIVHEFMRNRSRGPAYETIVASGIDACTLHYVKNDKQCQKGDLVLIDFGAEFANYAADVTRTLPVNGKFTKRQKEVYNAVLKIQKAAIKMLKPGNTLQKYQKAVVKLMEAELIRLGVLKKADIKKQSEEAPLYKKYFPHGTSHHLGLDVHDYGDRHRKFVSGMVFTCEPGIYIRDEAIGVRIENDILITAKGPVDLTKSIPREAEEIEDLMNK from the coding sequence ATGAAATATTCGAAAATTGATCCGAGCTTATTCGTGAAAAATCGGCAGCGTTTCAGCAAGCAACTCAAGCCGAATTCGATTGCGATTTTCAACGCCAATGATGTCATGCCCACCAGTGCCGACGGCAATCATCCGTTCATCCAGCAGACGGACATCTTCTATTTGAGCGGCATCGATCAGGAAGAAACGGTGCTGGTGATTTGCCCGGATGCCCCCGACAAAAAACAAAAAGAAATCCTGTTTGTCAGGGAAACCAATGAGCAGATTGCCACCTGGGAGGGCCACAAATTTACCAAGGCGGAAGCCCAGGAAATTTCCGGTATACAGACGGTGCACTGGACCAACGAACTGCATACGATCCTGCGGCCGATGATCATCGAGTCTGAGCATATCTATTTAAACACCAATGAGCACTTGCGGGCACCGGACATTGTCGAAACCCGCGACATGCGCTTTTTGAAATGGTGCCGGCAAACGTTTCCGCTGCACCAATATGAGCGGGTGGCGCCCATTATGAACCATCTGAGGGCCGTTAAATCCCCGGTTGAAATCGAATTGATAAAAACGGCCTGCGGCATCACCGAAAAAGCCTTTCGGCGCCTGCTGGGATTTATCAAACCCGGGGTGTGGGAATATGAAATCGAAGCTGAAATTGTGCACGAATTCATGCGCAATCGGTCCCGGGGGCCGGCCTATGAAACCATTGTGGCATCCGGTATCGACGCCTGCACCCTGCATTATGTCAAAAATGACAAACAATGCCAGAAAGGAGATCTGGTGCTCATCGATTTTGGGGCTGAGTTTGCCAATTATGCCGCGGATGTGACCCGTACACTGCCGGTAAACGGGAAATTTACCAAAAGGCAAAAAGAAGTCTACAATGCGGTGCTCAAGATTCAAAAAGCAGCAATCAAAATGCTCAAACCCGGCAATACCCTTCAAAAATATCAGAAAGCGGTGGTCAAATTAATGGAAGCCGAGCTGATTCGTCTGGGGGTACTGAAAAAAGCCGACATTAAAAAGCAATCTGAGGAAGCACCACTCTACAAAAAGTATTTCCCCCACGGTACATCCCATCACCTGGGGCTGGATGTGCATGATTACGGTGATCGCCACCGTAAATTTGTATCCGGCATGGTCTTTACGTGCGAGCCCGGGATCTATATTCGGGACGAGGCCATCGGGGTCCGCATCGAGAATGATATCCTCATCACCGCAAAAGGCCCGGTTGATCTGACAAAATCCATCCCGCGCGAAGCCGAAGAGATAGAAGATCTCATGAATAAATGA
- a CDS encoding DUF6364 family protein: protein MQQFFIDTKFVLHYFRVMKNVTITLDEEVARWARILAAEHNTSVSRLVGEMLREKMLAEKSYQMAMEQYLSQPPSQLKDPAAKYPTREELYGR, encoded by the coding sequence ATGCAACAATTTTTTATTGACACGAAGTTCGTGTTGCACTATTTTCGTGTTATGAAGAATGTCACCATTACACTCGATGAAGAAGTGGCCCGCTGGGCTCGCATTCTAGCTGCCGAACATAATACGAGCGTATCTCGCCTTGTTGGTGAAATGCTGCGGGAAAAAATGCTTGCCGAAAAAAGCTATCAAATGGCTATGGAACAATACTTATCTCAGCCCCCCAGCCAGCTGAAAGATCCAGCAGCAAAATATCCGACTCGCGAGGAGCTCTATGGCCGCTAA
- the nfi gene encoding deoxyribonuclease V (cleaves DNA at apurinic or apyrimidinic sites) yields MKPMVENLISIFILAFVEKYPNKLHTWDIEPQKAMALQTQLASQVIRTARSQRQKFNTVAGVDTAYRQDRACAAVVVFDLEDQKVLEEVVAAQSARFPYVPGLLSFREGPVILKALRRLRTAPDVLMFDGQGIAHPRRFGLASHIGLLTDIPAIGCAKTRLIGEYREPQSTRGSTADLTDKSEIIGAVVRTRTSVKPVFISIGHRMDLETCIRIVLKSCRGYRLPEPLRRADHLSREKL; encoded by the coding sequence ATGAAACCTATGGTTGAAAATTTGATCAGCATCTTTATACTGGCATTTGTGGAAAAATATCCAAATAAACTGCACACCTGGGACATAGAACCACAAAAGGCCATGGCGTTGCAAACACAACTTGCCTCACAGGTGATTCGAACAGCACGCAGCCAGCGACAGAAATTCAACACTGTGGCCGGTGTCGACACTGCGTATCGCCAGGATAGGGCCTGTGCTGCGGTGGTGGTCTTTGATCTCGAAGATCAAAAGGTTTTGGAAGAAGTGGTGGCCGCGCAATCGGCCCGTTTTCCTTACGTACCAGGTTTGCTTTCGTTTCGAGAAGGCCCGGTGATTTTAAAAGCGTTGCGTCGATTGCGTACAGCACCGGATGTACTCATGTTCGACGGGCAGGGAATTGCCCACCCCCGCCGCTTCGGCCTCGCCAGCCATATCGGGCTGCTCACCGACATCCCGGCCATCGGCTGCGCCAAGACCCGATTGATCGGAGAATACCGGGAACCGCAAAGCACCAGAGGCAGCACCGCTGACCTGACCGACAAGAGCGAAATCATCGGCGCGGTAGTGCGCACCCGTACCAGCGTCAAACCGGTATTTATCTCCATCGGCCACCGTATGGACTTGGAGACTTGCATCCGGATCGTGTTAAAATCCTGCCGGGGCTACCGCCTGCCCGAACCCCTGCGCCGCGCCGATCATCTGTCAAGAGAGAAGTTATAA
- a CDS encoding OsmC family protein, which yields MALEVSFAGGKKVDATFKGFTIKTDQSKKDGGEGSAPTPSFLFFASLGTCAGLYALNFCEKRKIDTSKLKLVLDFETHPKTHMVTKIVMNLTLPPDFPEKYVPAIIKAMDLCYVKKHLHEPPQFETITQHAV from the coding sequence ATGGCACTTGAAGTCAGCTTTGCGGGCGGGAAAAAAGTCGACGCGACATTTAAGGGTTTTACGATCAAAACTGACCAGAGCAAAAAAGACGGTGGAGAGGGTTCGGCACCGACACCTTCTTTTCTGTTTTTTGCCTCGCTGGGCACCTGTGCAGGTCTCTATGCACTCAATTTCTGTGAAAAGCGCAAAATCGACACATCGAAACTAAAATTGGTATTGGATTTTGAAACACACCCCAAAACCCACATGGTCACAAAGATTGTTATGAACCTCACGCTGCCGCCGGATTTTCCGGAAAAATACGTACCGGCCATCATCAAGGCCATGGATCTTTGCTACGTCAAAAAACATCTGCATGAGCCCCCACAGTTTGAAACGATCACGCAGCATGCGGTATAA